DNA from Longimicrobium sp.:
TGCGCCTGGCGGAGGAAGCGGCTGAACTTGCTGAAGCCCAGCGCGTGCTCGTCGAAGCCGCCGTCCATCTCCATCATGCGGCGCTTCACGTCGCCGTCGCGGGCGGTCTGGCCCTGGCGGCTGACCAGCGCGCGGACGGCGTGCTGCAGCAGCGCGTAGGCGTGCGACAGCGCGTCGCGCTCCTCGCGGGTGGCGGGCGCCGGCGGCTCCTCGATGAAAGGCGTGGCGACCTGGGCCTCGCCCACGGGGAAGGCGGCGGCGATGGTCTCGGACTCGGTCTCCGCGGCGGGCGCGGCCGAGGCGGCGACGGCCGGCTCCTCGTCGTCGCGCAGCAGGCGCACCGGCGCGGGCTCGGCGCGCGGCTCGCGCTCGCGGTCGAACTCGCGGTCGCGGTCGCGCCCGAAGTCGCGCGGACGGTCGCGGTCCCGGTCGCGCCCCCGCCCGCCGCGTCCGCGGCCACGGTCGCGGTCGGGCCCGCGGTCCCGGTCGCGGAAGCGCTCCTCGCGGTCGTAGCGCGGCTGCGTGGCGGGGCCGGCGGCGTCCAGGTCGTCGACCGGCGCCACCTCGTACTGCCCGTTCTCCACCTTGTGCAGGCGGATGAGCCCCTTCTCGGCGGCCACCTGCGCGAACTTGCTGAACTTGCTGTACCCCTCGTCCTTCTCGTCGAAGTTGGGGTCCAGGTCGATCATCACCTGCTTCAGGCGGTCGGTGCGCATCGAGTCGCCCGACGCGGCCATCTTCTGCGCCGCCTCGCGCACCAGCAGCCAGGGGTCGCGCCGGGGCGTGCCCTGGTCGCCCTCGCGCACCAGCCCGCTCAGCGCGTGGTACGAGTAGTACTCGTCGCAGTTCTGGATCAGCAGGTCGCTGGAGGAGTCGCGCATCCCCACGCCGATGACGTACTTGCCGTACTCCTTGAGCTTCAGCACGCAGCTCGAGAAGTCGCTGTCGCCGGTGAGGAGGATGAAGGTGCCGATCTCGGGGCGCATGAACGCCAGCTCGATGGCGTCGACCGCCATGCGCAGGTCGGTGGCGTTCTTTTTGGAGGTGCCGTAGGCGGGGGCGAAGATGAGGTCGATGCTGGCCTCGGTGAGCGGCACCACGTAGTTGGGGTAGCGCCGCCAGTCGGCGTAGGCGCGGCGGACCGCCACCTTGCCGCTGAAGATCTCGCTGTTCAGCAGCGTCTTGAGCTCCTTGCCCAGGTCGCTGCGGACGCCGAGGGTGATGTTGTCGAAGTCGATCAGGAGGGCCGCGTTGCGCGCGGCGGGGGTTGCGGGAGCGCCACCCAGCAGGTGGGGGCTCCGCGGCACGAAGGTCGTCATCTCTCGTCCACGTTTCTGTTCACGCGGCGAGCTTCTCCGCTTCGCGGGGAGAAGTGCCAAGTGCCAAGTGCCAAGTGCCAAGTGGGATCATTTCGAGCAAGCCGGGAGACGTCTCACCGGGGACTCAATGTAAACCACTGGGCACTGGGCACTGAGCACTGGGCACTCTCCAGGCGAGAGCCGGAGAAGCCCGTCCGCAACAATAGGGTCCTGACGGGAAGTCACGGCCGGCGGCTGCTCTCCTCGGCGCTGATCATGCGCGCGAGCTCCACGCGGCGCACCTTGCCGCTCCCCGTCATGGGAAAGCTGTCGAGGAAGCGGACCAGGTCCGGGACCTTGTAGTCCGCCAGCACCTCACGGCAGAAATCCTTGATTTCCTCGCCCGTGACGATCGCCCCCTCGACGGGAACGATGCAGGCGCAGCTCACCTCGCCCAGGATCTCGTCCGGCAGGCCGACGACGGCCACGTCGAGAACGGCGGGGTGCGCATGCAGCCGGTCTTCCACCTCGCGCGGGTACACGTTGAACCCGCCACGGATGATCATCTCCTTGCGCCGGCCCAGGACGTGGAGGTAGCCCTCCTCGTCGACCATTCCCAGGTCGCCGGTCATGAAGAAGCGGTCGCCCGTGAACACCAGCGCGGTCTCGCCGGGCTGGCGGTAGTACCCCTGCATCACGCAGGGCCCGCGCACCGCGATCTCGCCCACGCTCTCAACCGGCAGCACGCTGCCGTCCACGTCGTGGATGCGCAGCTCCACGCCGGGAAGCGGGCGGCCCACCGTGGACACCGACTTTCCCTGCGGGTCGTCGCTGCGGGTGAGCGCCACGGTTTCGCTGGTTTCCGTGAGCCCGTATCCGATCCTCAGGTCGGGCACCAGCTCGCGGCGGATGCGCATCACCAGCTCTTCCGACGCGGGGGCGCCGGCCACGATGCCGGTGCGCACGGAGGACAGGTCGTACGACCCGTTCTCCATCTCCTTCAGCGCCAGCACGTAGTTGGTGGGCACGCCGTGGTACACCGTCACCCGCTCGCGCTCGATCAGCTCCAGCGCGGCCGAGGCGCCGTCGTGGTCCTGCAGCACCATGGCCGCACCGGCCATCATGGCGCCCATCATCCCGGTGCCCATCCCGAACACGTTGAAGAGCGAGTTCAGGCCGAACACCACGTCGTCGCCCGTGAGCCCCAGCGCGTCGGCCGTGCCCGCGGCGGTGGTCAGCACGTTGGCGTGGCTCAGCGCCACCCCCTTCGGCTTTCCCATCGTGCCGCTGGTGTACAGGATGGCGAAGAGCTCGTCGGGCAAGCCCTGGTGGCGCGGGAACGGGCGCCCCTCGCCGCTGGACACCAGGTCCTCGAACTGGTGGATGCGGTCGTCGTACCACAGGTCTTCCTCGCCCACGCTCACCACGTACTGCAGGTCGGGGAGCGAGGTCAGGAAGCCCTCGTAGCGCGCCAGGTAGTCCACCCCTTCCCAGTTCTCGGCCGTCACGACGACCGCCGTTTCCGAGTGCCGCAGCATGTACTGCAGCTCGGGGGTGGTGTAGCGCGGGTTCAGCGGCACGATGACGGCGCCGAGCTTGGCCGCCGCGAAGGCCGCCACCACAAACTCGGGCCAGTTGGGAAGGGTCAGCGCCATGCGGTCGCCGGCCTCGATCCCCAGCTCGTGCAGGGCGGCCGCCAGGGCGCTGCTCTGGTGGTCGATCTGCGCGTAGGTGCAGCGCCGGTCCCCGAACGCAACGAACGGCCGCCGTGGGTCCTCACCGGCGCGGATGGCAAGCGCATCCGCGACCGAGAGCCCCGTGAAGCGGTCTCGTAGCGTCATTGATCCTCCGTTGGGGTGGCCGGCGTGGGTTTCGGGCGCGACAAACATAGCGGCCGGGCCGAACGGCGTCAAACTTTGACCGGGGGCGGGTTTCCGGGTATCTTCGGAACCGAAAAGTCCTAAGTCCCAAGTCCTAAGTCCCAGGTTTTGGCAGGGCGATTTCGGAGCTTTGCGACGGATGTCTCCGCCTTCCGGCCGTGCCTCTCTCCCGCGCTTCGCAGGAGATCGCCATCTGTTCACTTAGGACTTAGGACTCAGGACTCAGGACTCAGGACTCAGGACTCAGGACTCAGGACTCAGGACTCAGGACTCAGGACTCAGGAGTTCGCCGTTCTGCACTTTCGCACTCTCGCACTTTCGCACCAGGTCCCTTGCAGTTCATCCCCCAGTACCTGCGCGAGCTGAACCCCGAGCAGCAGCAGGCCGCGCTCGCCACCGAGGGGCCCGTGCTGATCCTGGCCGGCGCCGGCTCGGGAAAGACGCGCACCATCGTGTACCGCATCGCGTACCTGGTGCGCGACCGCGGGGTGGACCCGCGCCGCGTGCTGGCCGTGACCTTCACCAACAAGGCCGCGGCGGAGATGCGCGAGCGCGTGGCGCGCATCGTGGGCAAGGACGCCAAGGGCGTGCTCCTCTCCACCTTCCACTCGCTCGGCGCGCGCATCCTGCGCGAGCACGGGCAGAAGGTGGGGCTGCCGAAGTCGTTCTCCATCTACTCCACCGGCGACCAGCTGGCGATGGTGAAGCGCATCGCCGACGAGGTGCACGTCGCCCCGACGGCGGGGGACGAGAACTTCGACCACAAGAAGGTGCTCTTCCAGATCTCCGACTGGAAGAACAGCATGGTCACCCCCGCCGACGCGGCCCGCGAGGTGGCCGCGGGGCCGGTGAAGGGCAACCGGTCCGACGACTACGCGGTGCTGGCGGCGGACGTCTACCCGCGCTACTGCGAGGCGATGCTGGCGGCCGGCGCGTGCGACTTCGACGACCTGCTGCTGCTGCCGGTGAAGCTGCTGCGCGAGCACGCCGAGGTGCGCGAGAGCTACTGGAAGCGCTGGCACTACATCATGATCGACGAGTACCAGGACACCAACGGCGCGCAGCTGGAGATGGCGCGGCTGCTCAGCGGCCCGCGCAAGAACCTGTGCGTGGTGGGCGACGACGACCAGTCGATCTACGCCTGGCGCGGCGCCGACGTGCGCAACATCCTGGACTTCGAGCGCCACTTCCCCGGCGCGCGGACGGTGGTGCTGGAGGAGAACTACCGGTCGACGCAGCGCATCCTCGACGCGGCCAACGGCGTCATCGCCAACAACACCTCGCGCAGGGAAAAGCGGCTGCGCACCTCCAACGGGCCCGGTCCCAAGCTGGACTACTACGAGTTCGTGGACGACGGCGCCCGCTCGGCCGAGGAGCAGGAGGCCGAGATGGTGGCGAAGGAGATCACCATCCGCCGGCTCGTGGAGAACGTGCAGTGGAGCGACTTCGCCGTCCTCTACCGCACCAATCTCCAGTCCAAGCCGCTGGAGGAGGCGATCCGGGCGGCCAACGTTCCCTACCGCGTGGTGGGCGGGACGTCGTACTTCGACCGCAAGGAGGTGGCGGACGCGGTAGCCTACCTGCGCGTGGTGATGAACCCGCGCGACGAGGTGGCGCTCCGGCGCATCATCAACTACCCCACGCGGGGGATCGGGCGCACCACGCAGCTGAAGCTGATCGAGGCCGCGCGCGCCGCCGGGGTGCCGATGTACGACATGCTGCGCCGCGCGCCGGAGGTCGATGGCGTGAGCCGCGCGCAGCAGGAGCCCATCCGGCACTTCGTGGAGATGATGGACGAGCTGCGCCACGAGTACCACGCCACCGAGGCCACCATCCGCGCGGGCGAGACCGGCGGGCGGACGCTGCACGGCTTCGCGAAGCAGCTCGTCTCGCGCGTGCGGCTGGAGGAGGCGGTGCGCGCGGACAACGCGAAGAGCGAGCGCGCCGCCGAGGTGCGGGTCGACATCCTGCGCGACTTCATCGCCTCGCTGGGCACCTACGAGGAGCGCGTGTGGGGCGCCCAGCCGCTCCCCGACGAGGAGGACGACTGGGAGCCGCCCACGCTGCGCTCGTTCCTGGAGAAGATCTCGCTGGTGGAGGAAGAGGAGAAGAAGGACGAGAAGGACGACGAGCCCAACAGCGTGACGCTGATGACGCTCCACGCCGCCAAGGGGCTGGAGTTCACGCACGTGTTCATCGTGGGCCTGGAGGAGGAGATCCTGCCGCACACCCGCAGCGTGCAGGCGGTGTCGGCCGACGGCACCGACCCCATCAGCGAGGAGCGGCGCCTGTTCTACGTGGGGATCACGCGCGCCCGGCACCGGCTCACCCTCTCCGGCTGCGCCACCCGCCGCCAGCGCGGCGACTCCATCCCCCGCCAGCCCTCGCGCTTCCTGAAGGAGGTGCCCGCCGACCTGCTGGAGTACCGCACCGGCAAGCGCAGCAGCCTGAGCGAGGAGGACAGCAAGGAGCTGAAGGCCAACTTCTTCAGCAAGATGAAGGAGATGCTGGGAGCGCCGCAGTAACGAAGTGCGGGAGTGCGGAAGTGCGGGAGTGCGGGAGTGCGTCGGAGAATCGGATTGATCGGATTGAGATGTTGTGGTGGTTGGAAAAATGCGACTGAAGTCGCGGCTACAACGGCACACAGTCCGCCTTCGCGGACTTCAACTACGGCATTGTTGCGTAAGCAGTTACGTCGCCTGATCCAAGCTTGGACCGAGCCCTGTCTCCTTCCGAAATCCTCGAACATCCTGCCGCGATGTCCGATCTCACCATCAGCCTGGAACCGGACGCGCCCGAAGAGGATGTCCGCGCGGTGGGCGAAGGGTTGTTCGCGTACAACCGGCGCCTCGTGGGCGAGTACGCGTACGAGACGCTCCGGTTCTTCCTGCGCGACGAGGGCGGCGCGGTCGCGGGCGGGCTGGTCGCCGACATGCTGATGGGATGGATGTTCGTGCAGGTCCTGTGGGTCGGCGACGCGCACCGGGGCGGCGGCCACGGCTCGGAGCTGCTGCGCCGCGCCGAAGCCGAGGCGCGGCAACGCGGCTGCCGCGGGATGTGGCTCGACACCTTCACCTTCCAGGCGCCGGAGTTCTACCGGAAGATGGGATTCCGCGAGTTCGGCCGGATCGACGACTTTCCGCCGGGCTACGCGCGGCACTTCTTCATGAAGACGCTGGACTGACGGGCGGATCTCACGCGGAGAAGCAGGGCAGCGGAGGTGTTCGTCCGCTGCCCTGCTTCTCCGCGTATGTCCCGTCCGTTCAGCGGGTCACACGGTGCATTGGGCCGTGCACTGGTAGCACACCGGATACCCGGTGTCGCAGCTCGTGCCGCCGCAGGTGCGCGGGTACCCGCAGCTGTACTGCACCGAGGTGGGACAGCCCGGGCCCGAGACCTCGTTGGCCAGCACGGTGCCGTCCGCCTTCACCGCCGCTTCCAGCTCGAAGGGCTCCACCGAGAGCGCTTCCGGATCCAGCCGCAGCTTCTTCATGGCTTTTCTCCTGTTTGCAGGGCCGTTCGGGCGCAGGCGTTCGCACCCGGATCGATCAGAACGCACCTGGTGGACACTGCCGGATGCGCCCCTGTGCCGCTCAGTCGATGGGCGGGCACTGGCGGCACACCGGATACCCCGAGTCGCAGCTCGTTCCGCCACAGGTGGGCGGATCGCCACAGCTGTCCTCGGCGGCCGTCCCGCAGTGGGTTTGCGAGAAGTCGTTGCCCCGCACCGTGCCGTTCGCCTCCCCCGCCCATTCCAGCTCGAAACGCTCGACCGAAAGCTCTTCCACGTCCAGCCGCAGCTTCTTCATCGGATTCATCGGTCCTCCACGATCGGGAGTTGCCGCCGTTGGTCCGCCCATCGTCACCCGGCGCAGAAGCGGCAGAGAGGATAGCCCGTGGGGCAGCTGGTTCCGCCGCACGTGAAGGGGTAGCCGCAGCTCGCGTCCGGCCCGGTGCAGTTCCTCGGCGTCGAGGCGTCGGCGCCCATCACCGTGCCGCTCTCCTCCTTCGCCGCTTCCACCTCGAAGGGCTCCACCGAGAGCGCTTCCGGATCCAGCCGCAGCTTCTTCATCGTTCCCTCCACGTTGGTGATCCGCCGGCCAGCCGCGAGCATGCTACTCGCAGACGCGGGCGGTGCACTGGTAGCAGAGCGGGTAGCCCGAGTCGCAGCTCGTTCCGCCGCAGGTGTAGGGGTAGCCGCAGCTTACGTCGGGCCCGGTGCAGTTCCTGGGCGACGACGCGTCGGCGCCCATCACGGTGCCACTCTCCGCCGCCGCCGCTTCCACCTCGAAGGGCTCCACCGAGAGCTCGTCCGGATCCAGCCGAAGCTTTTTCATCCTTCTTCCTCCGCGTGCGGGGCATACCGCCGGACGCAGGAGATCTCCGCCGGCGCCATCATCGCCTTGCGGTTTGATCAGATGCAATTTTGATGACTTGAAATGTCTGTTTCCGTCGGCCACCCGGGTGTGTTCCACACCCTCACGCGGAAGGGGTGATTCCCGCCTCACGGAGCAGGTCGGGCCAGGCGTCGCGGGCGCCTGGGTACTTTGGCGCCCAGCCGCTGGCCTCGCGGAACCTGCGGTTGGAGATGCGGAGCGAGCGGGCCAGCGTCTCCCCCGCCCCGCCCATCAGCCGCCCCGCCCACTTCGGCAGGAACCTGGGCGGGGCGACGCCCAGCGCCCGGGCCATCGACCCGAAGAACTCGCGGCGGCGCAGCGGCTCGTCGTCCACCACGTTGTAGATGCCCGCGGGGATGCCGAGCGCCGCCACCACCGCCGTGGCCGCGTCGTCGTGGGAGATGGAGGAGATGAAGCCCTCCGGCCCCGGCGCGGGCGACCAGCCCTTCCGCACGAACCCGATCATGTCGAGCGTCGCGCCGCCCGCGTCCGGCCCGTAGAAGTAGGCGAAGCGGAGCGCCACGCCCGTGCCGCCGCCGCGCGTGAAGCGATCGGCCGAGCGCTCGGCGTCGAGCGTGGTGCGGTTGTAGCCGGCGGGCTTCACCGGCGCGGTCTCGTCGATCCACCCGTCGCCGCTGTTGGCGTAGATGGGCGCGAACGACTCCTGGACGAAGCGCCGCACGCCGCCCGCGAGTGCCGCGTCCACCAGGATGGCCGAGGCGTCGCGCCGGATGCGGTCCATCTCCCGCCACGCGCCCGGCAGCATCATGCGCGAGCTCGGCGGGACGGCGGTGGCCAGGTTGATCACCGCCTCGTGCCCGTCCACCGCGCGCCGCACCGCATCCGCGTCGAACAGATCGACCTGCACCGCGCGGGCGCCGGCCTTCTCCACCGCCGCCGCCTTCTCCGCGGAGCGGGCGACCGCCGTCACCTCGTGCCCCGCCGCCACGAGCAGCGGCACCGCCCTGCGCCCCACCACACCGGTCGCGCCGGTGACGAAGATTCGCATCCAGCCTCGCTGTCGAAATCGCCGCACCTGCGATGCGGCGAGTGTGGTTGACGATCCAGCATCTCCGCGAAAAGCAAAGAAAGATCGGTGCTGCCAAGCGGACCCCCTCCCCGGCCCTTTCCCGCTCCGCGGGGGAGGGGGAGAACTCAGCGTGAGGTTGGATTGGCTCTTCCCGCTGACGTCATCCTGAGTTGAGTCGAACACCGCCGCTCTGGACGGCCACGATGATGAAAGGGGAGGCGTCCTCCGGAGCCGGAACCAGTTGCCGAGCCGAACAGCCTCGCGCGGTTTGCGAGGCTTCCCGTCGTTGTTGCTGCGGCTTCACCCGCCGGTGGGGAGGCCGGCCCGCGAACTGGCAGACATCACTCGCGCCCCGTCAGCCTTCGAATCGCCCACTCCGCCGCGCCGAACAACAGAATCGCGGCGAAGATGAGCCACGGGCCGGGACCCCGCCATCCGCCCGAGGATGCGGAGCCGAAGCTCGCGACGGTGGCGCGAACGGAGTCCGGCGGGAGCATGCGGCCGCCGGAGCGCGTGGCGATGGCGGCGAGGCGCGCCCAGCCGTCGGCGGACGCGCTGGCGGTGCGCGTCGCGCGGAAGGCGGCGCGTGGCGGCTGGCCGGCGAACGCGAAGGTGTAGATGCCCTCCGCCGCGGGAACGAACGAGGCGCGCAGCACGCCGGGCGATGCGGCGTCGCGCGTCAGGCGGAGCGTGTCCGTGGCCCGATCGGGGCGGGTGACGACGAGCGGCGGCGGCGGCGCATCCGGCTCGCGCGCGTCGAAC
Protein-coding regions in this window:
- a CDS encoding class I adenylate-forming enzyme family protein, which produces MTLRDRFTGLSVADALAIRAGEDPRRPFVAFGDRRCTYAQIDHQSSALAAALHELGIEAGDRMALTLPNWPEFVVAAFAAAKLGAVIVPLNPRYTTPELQYMLRHSETAVVVTAENWEGVDYLARYEGFLTSLPDLQYVVSVGEEDLWYDDRIHQFEDLVSSGEGRPFPRHQGLPDELFAILYTSGTMGKPKGVALSHANVLTTAAGTADALGLTGDDVVFGLNSLFNVFGMGTGMMGAMMAGAAMVLQDHDGASAALELIERERVTVYHGVPTNYVLALKEMENGSYDLSSVRTGIVAGAPASEELVMRIRRELVPDLRIGYGLTETSETVALTRSDDPQGKSVSTVGRPLPGVELRIHDVDGSVLPVESVGEIAVRGPCVMQGYYRQPGETALVFTGDRFFMTGDLGMVDEEGYLHVLGRRKEMIIRGGFNVYPREVEDRLHAHPAVLDVAVVGLPDEILGEVSCACIVPVEGAIVTGEEIKDFCREVLADYKVPDLVRFLDSFPMTGSGKVRRVELARMISAEESSRRP
- a CDS encoding ATP-dependent helicase, which gives rise to MQFIPQYLRELNPEQQQAALATEGPVLILAGAGSGKTRTIVYRIAYLVRDRGVDPRRVLAVTFTNKAAAEMRERVARIVGKDAKGVLLSTFHSLGARILREHGQKVGLPKSFSIYSTGDQLAMVKRIADEVHVAPTAGDENFDHKKVLFQISDWKNSMVTPADAAREVAAGPVKGNRSDDYAVLAADVYPRYCEAMLAAGACDFDDLLLLPVKLLREHAEVRESYWKRWHYIMIDEYQDTNGAQLEMARLLSGPRKNLCVVGDDDQSIYAWRGADVRNILDFERHFPGARTVVLEENYRSTQRILDAANGVIANNTSRREKRLRTSNGPGPKLDYYEFVDDGARSAEEQEAEMVAKEITIRRLVENVQWSDFAVLYRTNLQSKPLEEAIRAANVPYRVVGGTSYFDRKEVADAVAYLRVVMNPRDEVALRRIINYPTRGIGRTTQLKLIEAARAAGVPMYDMLRRAPEVDGVSRAQQEPIRHFVEMMDELRHEYHATEATIRAGETGGRTLHGFAKQLVSRVRLEEAVRADNAKSERAAEVRVDILRDFIASLGTYEERVWGAQPLPDEEDDWEPPTLRSFLEKISLVEEEEKKDEKDDEPNSVTLMTLHAAKGLEFTHVFIVGLEEEILPHTRSVQAVSADGTDPISEERRLFYVGITRARHRLTLSGCATRRQRGDSIPRQPSRFLKEVPADLLEYRTGKRSSLSEEDSKELKANFFSKMKEMLGAPQ
- a CDS encoding GNAT family N-acetyltransferase yields the protein MSDLTISLEPDAPEEDVRAVGEGLFAYNRRLVGEYAYETLRFFLRDEGGAVAGGLVADMLMGWMFVQVLWVGDAHRGGGHGSELLRRAEAEARQRGCRGMWLDTFTFQAPEFYRKMGFREFGRIDDFPPGYARHFFMKTLD
- a CDS encoding NAD(P)-dependent oxidoreductase, producing MRIFVTGATGVVGRRAVPLLVAAGHEVTAVARSAEKAAAVEKAGARAVQVDLFDADAVRRAVDGHEAVINLATAVPPSSRMMLPGAWREMDRIRRDASAILVDAALAGGVRRFVQESFAPIYANSGDGWIDETAPVKPAGYNRTTLDAERSADRFTRGGGTGVALRFAYFYGPDAGGATLDMIGFVRKGWSPAPGPEGFISSISHDDAATAVVAALGIPAGIYNVVDDEPLRRREFFGSMARALGVAPPRFLPKWAGRLMGGAGETLARSLRISNRRFREASGWAPKYPGARDAWPDLLREAGITPSA